A window of Enterobacter ludwigii genomic DNA:
TTACCGATAACGTCCAAACAAAAGTTTACAAATAAGACGTTGAACAGCTTGAAATTCTAATTGTTTAAATAAGAAATTATTCGTATTCCGCTGTGAAGATCGCAGAATTTTGTCAAGCGGCTCGTCAGACAGTAAACTACGCGCCAGATCTGGAACCCATTAGGAATTGAATCGTGACGATTAAACTGATTGTCGGCCTCGCCAACCCAGGCGCAGAGTATGCGGCAACACGCCATAATGCCGGGGCATGGTACGTCGATCTCCTGGCCGAGCGGTTACGTGCTCCTTTGCGTGAAGAACCTAAATTCTTTGGCTATACCTCACGTATCAACCTTGCTGGCGCTGATGTTCGTTTGCTGGTACCAACCACCTTTATGAACCTGAGCGGTAAAGCCGTGGCGGCGATGGCAACGTTTTATCGTATCAACCCGGATGAAATTCTGGTGGCGCACGATGAACTGGATCTCCCGCCTGGTGTGGCAAAATTCAAACTGGGCGGCGGGCATGGCGGCCACAACGGTCTAAAAGATATTATCAGCAAGCTGGGCAATAACCCGAATTTCCACCGTTTGCGCGTGGGAATCGGTCATCCGGGCGATAAAAACAAAGTTGTTGGTTTCGTACTCGGTAAACCACCGGTTTCTGAGCAGAAACTGATTGACGAGGCGGTAGACGAAGCGGCTCGCTGCACTGAAATCTGGCTGAAAGATGGGTTAACCAAAGCGACAAACCGCTTACACGCTTTCAAAGCGCAATAATCCGCCCGATCCGGCTTTTTTACCGCGCGTCATGCGGGTTACGTGTATAATAGGCGTAGTTATTTACTTTTCATCAATCGGTTATCGTTAACGGATTGATTATCAAGATATTAAGGTGATTTAGAAATGGGATTCAAATGCGGTATCGTCGGTCTGCCAAACGTGGGCAAATCCACCCTGTTTAACGCGCTTACCAAAGCGGGTATCGAAGCGGCGAACTTCCCGTTCTGTACCATCGAACCTAACACCGGTGTTGTACCAATGCCGGACCCGCGTCTGGACCAGCTCGCGGAAATCGTGAAGCCGCAGCGCATTCTGCCAACCACCATGGAATTCGTGGATATCGCGGGCCTGGTAAAAGGCGCATCCAAAGGTGAAGGTCTGGGTAACCAGTTCCTGACTAATATTCGTGAAACCGAAGCGATCGGGCACGTTGTGCGCTGCTTCGAGAACGACAACATTATCCACGTAAACAACAAAGTGGATCCGGCTGACGACATCGACGTTATCAACACCGAGCTGGCGCTCTCTGATCTCGACACCTGCGAACGCGCAATTCACCGCGTGCAGAAGAAAGCCAAAGGCGGCGACAAGGACGCGAAAGCGGAACTGGCTGCGCTGGAAAAATGTCTGCCACAGCTGGAAAACGCGGGCATGCTGCGCGCGCTGAAAAATCTGACGGAAGAAGACAAGGCGGCAATCAAATACCTGAGCTTCCTGACCCTGAAGCCAACCATGTACATCGCCAACGTTAACGAAGACGGTTTCGAGAACAACCCGTACCTGGACAAAGTGCGTGAAATCGCGGCGGCTGAAGGTTCTGTGGTTGTGGCGGTGTGCGCTGCCGTTGAATCCGACATCGCCGAGCTGGACGACGCCGACCGTGAAGAGTTCATGGCCGAGCTGGGTCTGGAAGAGCCGGGCCTGAACCGCGTGATCCGCGCAGGCTATGAGCTGCTGAACCTGCAGACCTACTTCACCGCTGGGGTGAAGGAAGTGCGTGCGTGGACCATCCCTGTGGGTGCAACTGCGCCTCAGGCGGCTGGTAAAATTCACACCGACTTCGAGAAAGGCTTTATTCGTGCGCAGACCATCGCGTTTGAAGACTTCATCACCTACAAGGGTGAGCAAGGCGCGAAAGAAGCAGGCAAGATGCGTGCGGAAGGGAAAGATTATATCGTTAAAGATGGCGATGTGATGAACTTCTTGTTTAACGTCTGAGTCGTCTTGACTGAAAAAAATCCACGCCCTGGCGTGGATTTTTTTATTCCGGGGTTAAAACACACTGTCTAAGAGTTCTGTTTTCATGCTGGGTTCAAATGGAATGATTTCGGCTGTCGCAAGCTTCAACGCCTGAAAAGGATCCTCGCGCAAGCGCTCTTCAAGAGCGGCAAGACTCTCACATTTCGCGAGAATGACCCCACCGTTTCTTGGGATCCGTCTACCCGATGCCAGGAAAATCCCCTCTGAATACCCCTTTTTAAGCCACTCAACATGAGCAGGTATCTCTGCGTCGATTTCTTCGAGTGGTTTTATATAGGTCAATATGACAATGTAAACTGTGCTCATCCTTGCCTCTTAGTTTGGTTTTTACGTCGTTTGTGGCTTTGTTGAATAAATCGAACTTTTGCTGAGTTGAAGGATCAGATCACGCATCTTCCCGACAACGCAGACCGTTCCGTGGCAAAGCAAAAGTTCAAAATCACCAACTGGCCCACCTACAATAAAGCCCTCATCAACCGTGGCTCCATAACTTTCTGGCTGGATGATGAAGCTATTCAGGCCTGGTATGAGTCGGCAACGCCTTCATCACGGGGAAGACCTCAGCGCTATTCTGATCTCGCCATCACCACCGTTCTGGTCATTAAACGCGTGTTCAGGTTGACCCTGCGGGCTGCACAGGGTTTTATTGATTCCATTTTTACACTGATGAATGTTCCGTTGCGCTGCCCGGATTACACCAGTGTCAGCAAGCG
This region includes:
- a CDS encoding YciI family protein, translated to MSTVYIVILTYIKPLEEIDAEIPAHVEWLKKGYSEGIFLASGRRIPRNGGVILAKCESLAALEERLREDPFQALKLATAEIIPFEPSMKTELLDSVF
- the pth gene encoding aminoacyl-tRNA hydrolase codes for the protein MTIKLIVGLANPGAEYAATRHNAGAWYVDLLAERLRAPLREEPKFFGYTSRINLAGADVRLLVPTTFMNLSGKAVAAMATFYRINPDEILVAHDELDLPPGVAKFKLGGGHGGHNGLKDIISKLGNNPNFHRLRVGIGHPGDKNKVVGFVLGKPPVSEQKLIDEAVDEAARCTEIWLKDGLTKATNRLHAFKAQ
- the ychF gene encoding redox-regulated ATPase YchF; protein product: MGFKCGIVGLPNVGKSTLFNALTKAGIEAANFPFCTIEPNTGVVPMPDPRLDQLAEIVKPQRILPTTMEFVDIAGLVKGASKGEGLGNQFLTNIRETEAIGHVVRCFENDNIIHVNNKVDPADDIDVINTELALSDLDTCERAIHRVQKKAKGGDKDAKAELAALEKCLPQLENAGMLRALKNLTEEDKAAIKYLSFLTLKPTMYIANVNEDGFENNPYLDKVREIAAAEGSVVVAVCAAVESDIAELDDADREEFMAELGLEEPGLNRVIRAGYELLNLQTYFTAGVKEVRAWTIPVGATAPQAAGKIHTDFEKGFIRAQTIAFEDFITYKGEQGAKEAGKMRAEGKDYIVKDGDVMNFLFNV